One Amorphoplanes digitatis genomic window carries:
- a CDS encoding HNH endonuclease family protein, producing MRAAAALLILTTATACEVSVNQGGSAPGASTGDAGDAGDSEALLDKLTIAKAGSMRGYSRDKFPHWRSAGSNCDVRDTVLKRDGTKVKLSGCNVVAGTWVSVYDGDKIADPSKVDIDHMVPLANAWRSGAASWDTQEREDFANDLDDPQLLAVSASSNRAKGDQDPSTWKPERTDAWCEYAQDWITVKAKWKLTVTTAEKSALTDMLERCA from the coding sequence ATTCGCGCCGCCGCCGCGCTGCTCATCCTGACCACCGCCACCGCCTGCGAGGTCTCCGTCAACCAGGGTGGTTCCGCGCCCGGCGCCTCCACCGGTGACGCCGGCGACGCCGGCGACTCCGAGGCGCTGCTCGACAAGCTGACCATCGCCAAGGCCGGCTCTATGCGCGGCTACAGCCGGGACAAGTTCCCGCACTGGCGCAGTGCCGGCAGCAACTGCGACGTCCGCGACACCGTGCTCAAGCGCGACGGCACCAAGGTCAAGCTCTCCGGGTGCAACGTCGTCGCCGGCACCTGGGTCAGCGTCTACGACGGCGACAAGATCGCCGACCCGAGCAAGGTCGACATCGACCACATGGTCCCGCTGGCCAACGCGTGGCGCTCGGGTGCCGCCTCCTGGGACACGCAGGAGCGCGAGGACTTCGCAAACGATCTCGACGATCCGCAGCTGCTGGCGGTTTCGGCGTCGTCGAACCGGGCAAAGGGTGACCAGGACCCGTCGACCTGGAAGCCCGAGCGGACCGACGCCTGGTGCGAGTACGCACAGGACTGGATCACGGTGAAGGCCAAGTGGAAGCTCACCGTGACCACCGCCGAGAAGTCCGCGCTCACCGACATGTTGGAGAGATGCGCATGA